In one window of Posidoniimonas corsicana DNA:
- a CDS encoding LamG-like jellyroll fold domain-containing protein, translating to MPRLLLLIVCLFPAAAAAQNADRPFVHPGMLHTAADLDRVRARIEAGEEPWLSGWRALVDSPLAQLDYRPRPLERVVRGGQGQNFVLLARDVHAAYQLALRWRLSGDDAYADKAAEVINAWTGELREITGNSDRFLAAGIYGYQFANAAELLRGYPGWSGEDLRRCQRVILEVFYPMNHDFLVNHNDAAITNYWANWDLCNMAAVMSIGVLCDRRDLYDEALNYFHRGHGNGAMDKAVYFRHPGNLGQWQEAGRDQGHTTLGISLMGPLCETAWNQGDDLYSYDNHRLLAGAEYVARYNLGEEVPYQFYAWGIGQRGDYREQPEISAAGRGALRPGFELVLNHYTNRLGVAAPYSERYAARLRPERGGGGHASTYDQVGFGTLTATREPEVDQPRPSGLTARRHAGQVVLSWWGAAGANEHRVLRASSEGGPYEELARYNPFTSTHTDANPPAGECWYAVAAVAGGKVRSRSQPVRFVSAPRLVSPGSADSGWLQPADGAKLSPAGVLTLDGERGHAALPPGVVSGLSDFTFAVWVRLDEARPWSRVFDFGDDRGRYLFLTPRSDQGGARFAVASNYRYNEQRIDSAAPLPVGRWTHVAVTLSGRTGTLYVDGQPVGQNEGVDYPPHQLGRTPENWIGRSRFPSDPPLAGQVQGLQVYDGALTDGQVAKLAERPPQAP from the coding sequence ATGCCCCGCCTGCTGCTGCTGATTGTCTGTTTGTTCCCGGCCGCCGCGGCCGCACAGAACGCCGACCGACCGTTTGTGCACCCCGGCATGCTGCACACGGCGGCGGACCTCGATCGCGTGCGGGCCAGGATCGAAGCGGGCGAAGAGCCGTGGCTCTCCGGCTGGCGGGCGCTGGTCGATAGCCCGCTCGCGCAGCTCGACTACCGCCCGCGTCCGTTGGAGCGGGTGGTCCGCGGGGGCCAGGGGCAAAACTTTGTGCTGCTCGCCCGCGACGTGCACGCGGCGTACCAGCTCGCGCTGCGGTGGCGGCTCAGCGGCGACGACGCCTACGCCGACAAGGCGGCCGAGGTGATCAACGCCTGGACGGGCGAGCTGCGTGAGATCACCGGCAACTCCGACCGGTTCCTGGCCGCCGGCATCTACGGCTATCAATTCGCCAACGCGGCCGAGCTGCTACGCGGCTACCCAGGCTGGTCGGGCGAGGACCTGCGCCGCTGCCAGCGGGTGATTCTCGAGGTGTTCTACCCAATGAACCACGACTTCCTAGTCAACCACAACGACGCCGCCATCACCAACTACTGGGCCAACTGGGACCTGTGCAACATGGCCGCGGTGATGTCGATCGGCGTGCTGTGCGACCGCCGCGACCTGTACGACGAGGCGCTCAACTACTTCCACCGCGGCCACGGCAACGGCGCGATGGACAAGGCGGTGTACTTCCGGCACCCCGGCAACCTGGGCCAGTGGCAGGAGGCCGGCCGCGACCAGGGCCACACCACGCTCGGGATCTCCCTGATGGGCCCCCTCTGCGAGACCGCCTGGAACCAGGGGGACGACCTCTACTCGTACGACAACCACCGCCTGCTGGCCGGCGCGGAGTACGTGGCCCGCTACAACCTGGGCGAAGAGGTTCCCTATCAGTTCTACGCGTGGGGCATCGGTCAGCGGGGCGACTACCGCGAGCAGCCGGAGATTTCGGCCGCGGGGCGTGGTGCGCTCCGGCCCGGTTTCGAGCTGGTGCTGAACCACTACACCAATCGCCTGGGGGTCGCCGCCCCCTACAGCGAGCGGTACGCCGCCCGGCTCCGGCCAGAACGGGGCGGCGGCGGGCACGCCTCAACGTACGACCAGGTTGGGTTCGGCACGCTGACCGCCACACGCGAGCCGGAGGTGGACCAGCCCCGCCCATCCGGCCTGACGGCGCGGCGGCACGCCGGCCAAGTAGTGCTCTCATGGTGGGGCGCCGCCGGCGCCAACGAGCACCGGGTGCTCCGAGCAAGTTCTGAGGGTGGCCCCTACGAGGAGCTCGCCCGCTACAACCCGTTCACCTCCACGCATACCGACGCCAATCCGCCGGCCGGCGAGTGCTGGTACGCGGTCGCCGCGGTTGCCGGCGGGAAAGTGCGGTCACGCTCTCAGCCGGTGCGTTTTGTTTCGGCCCCACGGCTGGTGAGCCCCGGGTCCGCTGACTCCGGGTGGCTGCAGCCGGCCGATGGCGCGAAGCTCTCCCCGGCCGGCGTGCTGACGCTCGACGGCGAACGTGGGCACGCTGCGCTGCCGCCGGGCGTGGTGAGCGGTTTGTCCGACTTCACGTTCGCCGTTTGGGTCCGCCTGGACGAGGCCCGGCCGTGGTCGCGGGTGTTCGACTTCGGCGACGACCGCGGCCGCTACCTGTTCCTCACGCCCCGCAGCGACCAGGGCGGCGCCCGGTTCGCCGTGGCGTCCAACTACCGGTACAACGAGCAGCGGATCGACTCCGCGGCGCCGCTGCCGGTGGGGCGGTGGACGCACGTCGCGGTGACGCTGAGCGGCCGCACCGGCACGCTGTACGTCGACGGCCAGCCGGTCGGACAGAACGAGGGCGTCGACTACCCGCCGCACCAGCTTGGCCGCACGCCGGAGAACTGGATCGGCCGTTCGCGGTTCCCCAGCGATCCGCCGCTGGCCGGGCAGGTGCAGGGTCTGCAGGTGTACGACGGTGCGCTGACCGATGGGCAGGTCGCCAAACTCGCCGAGCGGCCGCCGCAGGCGCCGTAG
- a CDS encoding aldehyde dehydrogenase family protein, producing the protein MATITEVTQRPQVKQTQCFIGGKWLPAASGKTFATIHPATEEVIAEVAEGDKEDVDLAVDAAREAFDHGPWGKMDARQRGRLMFRLADLLEEHADELAALETLDNGKPIRDSSAADIPLVIECIRYYAGWADKIQGATVPIKGDYFCYTRREPVGVVGQIIPWNFPALMCAWKWGPALAAGCTIVMKPAEQTPLTCLRMAKLAQDAGIPDGVINVVPGYGPTAGAAIVRHPGVDKIAFTGELATAKIIQRDATETMKRLTFELGGKSPNIIFADADLQAAVDGAHFGLYFNQGQCCCAGSRVYVQDTVYDEFCERMVAANEQRQVGDPFDPATQHGPQVDQDQFDKIMRYVDYGKQDGAKLLSGGERFGDRGYYVQPTLFSDVSDEMRIAREEIFGPVMSVLRFREPAEVAHRANDSNFGLAAAVWTRDIGKAHRLAASVRAGTVWVNCYNVFDAAAPFGGFKESGLGRELGEAGLDAYTETKTVTVSMA; encoded by the coding sequence ATGGCCACCATTACTGAAGTTACGCAAAGGCCCCAGGTTAAGCAGACCCAATGCTTTATCGGCGGCAAGTGGCTCCCCGCCGCTAGCGGCAAGACCTTCGCGACCATCCACCCCGCCACCGAGGAGGTGATCGCCGAGGTCGCCGAGGGCGACAAAGAAGACGTGGACCTGGCTGTCGACGCCGCCCGCGAGGCGTTCGACCACGGGCCGTGGGGCAAGATGGACGCGCGGCAGCGCGGCCGCCTGATGTTCCGCCTGGCCGACCTGCTCGAGGAGCACGCCGACGAGCTCGCCGCGCTCGAGACCCTCGACAACGGCAAGCCGATCCGCGACTCCTCCGCCGCCGACATCCCGCTGGTCATCGAGTGCATCCGCTACTACGCCGGCTGGGCCGACAAGATCCAGGGCGCCACGGTGCCCATCAAGGGCGACTACTTCTGTTACACCCGCCGCGAGCCCGTGGGCGTGGTCGGCCAGATCATCCCCTGGAACTTCCCCGCGCTGATGTGCGCGTGGAAGTGGGGCCCGGCGCTGGCCGCCGGCTGCACCATCGTGATGAAGCCCGCCGAGCAGACCCCGCTCACCTGCCTGCGGATGGCCAAGCTCGCGCAGGACGCCGGCATCCCCGACGGCGTGATCAACGTGGTGCCGGGCTACGGCCCGACCGCCGGCGCCGCCATCGTCCGCCACCCGGGCGTGGACAAGATCGCCTTCACGGGCGAGCTCGCCACGGCCAAAATCATCCAGCGTGACGCCACCGAGACCATGAAGCGGCTCACGTTCGAGCTCGGCGGCAAGAGCCCCAACATCATCTTCGCCGACGCCGACCTCCAGGCCGCGGTCGACGGCGCGCACTTCGGGCTGTACTTCAACCAGGGCCAGTGCTGCTGCGCCGGCAGCCGCGTGTACGTGCAGGACACCGTGTACGACGAGTTCTGCGAGCGCATGGTCGCCGCCAACGAGCAACGCCAGGTCGGCGACCCGTTCGACCCCGCCACCCAGCACGGGCCACAGGTCGACCAGGACCAGTTCGACAAGATCATGCGTTATGTCGACTACGGCAAGCAGGACGGCGCCAAGCTGCTCTCCGGCGGCGAGCGGTTCGGCGACCGCGGCTACTACGTGCAGCCCACCCTGTTCTCCGACGTCAGCGACGAGATGCGCATCGCCCGCGAGGAGATCTTCGGCCCCGTGATGAGCGTGCTCCGCTTCCGCGAGCCGGCCGAGGTGGCCCACCGCGCCAACGACAGCAACTTCGGCCTGGCCGCCGCGGTCTGGACCCGCGACATCGGCAAGGCCCACCGGCTGGCCGCCAGCGTGCGGGCGGGCACCGTGTGGGTGAACTGCTACAACGTGTTCGACGCGGCGGCGCCGTTCGGCGGCTTCAAGGAGTCCGGCCTGGGCCGCGAACTCGGCGAGGCCGGCCTGGACGCCTACACCGAGACCAAAACGGTCACCGTATCGATGGCCTAG
- a CDS encoding antibiotic biosynthesis monooxygenase has product MKPPTAHHSPNLPSEAVHWAISLVAKEGRQAELDARLVDLAKRSLDLPGVTGVHLMRPPEGSDSREFHLHRSFLNREESRRFYESQLFQDYQREAGPLIEGRAVVRPLHGFEAFFREGAAVPPRWKMAVLTWLAVYPSVLLVSLTVAPLLESWPLPGKTAVLTMLVVLLLAWVIMPRLTRWSRTWLRPELREVHLGAPVAADGERPR; this is encoded by the coding sequence ATGAAGCCGCCGACCGCCCACCACAGCCCCAACCTCCCGAGCGAAGCGGTCCACTGGGCGATCTCGCTGGTCGCGAAGGAGGGACGCCAGGCGGAGCTCGACGCGCGGCTGGTCGACCTCGCCAAGCGGTCGCTCGACCTGCCCGGCGTGACGGGCGTGCACCTGATGCGGCCGCCGGAAGGATCCGACTCGCGCGAGTTCCACCTGCACCGCTCGTTCCTCAACCGCGAGGAGAGCCGGCGGTTCTACGAGTCTCAACTCTTCCAGGACTACCAGCGCGAGGCGGGCCCGCTAATCGAGGGCCGGGCGGTGGTGCGGCCGTTGCACGGCTTCGAGGCGTTCTTCCGCGAGGGGGCGGCGGTGCCGCCGCGGTGGAAGATGGCGGTGCTGACCTGGCTGGCGGTCTACCCGTCGGTGCTGCTGGTGTCGCTGACCGTGGCCCCGCTGCTAGAAAGCTGGCCGCTGCCCGGCAAAACCGCCGTGCTGACGATGCTGGTCGTGCTGCTGCTGGCGTGGGTCATCATGCCGCGGCTGACGCGGTGGTCGCGCACCTGGCTGCGACCGGAACTGCGCGAGGTGCACCTCGGGGCGCCGGTCGCCGCCGACGGCGAGCGGCCGCGGTGA
- a CDS encoding AAA family ATPase, which produces MSIGESIEQRAAEFSERYKAVFNEISKVIVGHNEIVHGVLTCLFCGGHTLLEGVPGLGKTLLIRTLSQTLDLDFSRIQFTPDLMPADILGTNLIVEDPDGRRRFEFQKGPIFAQIVLADEINRATPKTQSAMLETMQEKRVTAGGQTFELDPPFFVMATQNPIEQEGTYPLPEAQLDRFFFKLVVGYSSREDLNTIIDRTTKGSFVTPEKVMDGAEIVKHQSLVREVILAPHVQDYIARLTLATHPEGPFATPETNQYLRWGASPRGAQTMALASKLSALLSGRYNVSFEDIRRVFVPAMRHRVILNFEAEAEGVSPDTVLKGILKNVPEKADDAKVA; this is translated from the coding sequence ATGTCCATCGGCGAATCGATCGAACAACGCGCAGCGGAGTTCTCCGAGCGTTACAAGGCGGTCTTCAACGAGATCAGCAAGGTCATTGTTGGCCACAACGAGATTGTGCACGGCGTCTTGACCTGCCTGTTCTGCGGCGGGCACACGCTGCTCGAAGGCGTGCCGGGGCTCGGTAAGACGCTCCTGATCCGCACGCTATCGCAGACCTTGGACCTCGACTTCAGCCGCATCCAGTTCACGCCCGACCTGATGCCGGCGGATATCCTCGGCACCAACCTGATTGTCGAGGACCCGGACGGGCGGCGGCGGTTTGAGTTCCAGAAGGGCCCGATCTTCGCCCAGATCGTGCTTGCGGACGAGATCAACCGCGCCACGCCCAAGACGCAGTCCGCCATGCTCGAGACCATGCAGGAGAAACGCGTCACGGCCGGCGGGCAGACCTTCGAACTGGACCCGCCGTTCTTCGTGATGGCCACCCAGAACCCGATCGAGCAGGAGGGCACCTACCCGCTGCCCGAGGCGCAGCTCGACCGCTTCTTCTTCAAGCTGGTGGTCGGCTACTCCAGCCGCGAGGACCTCAACACGATCATCGACCGCACCACTAAGGGCTCGTTTGTCACGCCGGAGAAGGTGATGGACGGCGCCGAGATCGTGAAGCATCAGTCGCTGGTCCGCGAGGTGATCCTGGCGCCGCACGTGCAGGACTACATCGCCCGGCTGACGCTCGCCACCCACCCGGAAGGCCCGTTCGCCACGCCAGAGACCAACCAGTACCTCCGCTGGGGCGCCAGCCCCCGCGGCGCCCAGACGATGGCGCTCGCCAGCAAGCTCAGCGCGCTGCTCTCCGGCCGGTACAACGTGAGCTTCGAGGACATCCGCCGCGTGTTCGTGCCCGCGATGCGGCACCGCGTGATTCTCAACTTCGAGGCCGAGGCCGAAGGCGTCAGCCCCGACACAGTGCTCAAGGGCATCCTGAAGAACGTGCCCGAGAAGGCTGACGACGCGAAGGTGGCATGA
- a CDS encoding enoyl-ACP reductase FabI, with protein sequence MAGLFEGKQGLITGVFNKQSIAWAIAERVMDEGGVCGFTHMPDKPDDARKKNEGRLTKLIGDNPAAKFVIPMDVTRDEDIAAVAEKTKSEFGKIDFVLHSIAFAPPEDLRGETVATSRDGFKLAMEISAYSLLALSNAVRPLLNPDASILTLTYYGGEKMVQGYNVMGVCKAALDSCVKYLAYELGADSVRVNALSAGPLQTISGRGAGVDDMLKLYEGMAPLNRNVTHEEAGKSGAYLLSDMSSGVTGEILHLDCGYNVMGSPGRMVDKHKAQA encoded by the coding sequence ATGGCCGGACTGTTCGAAGGCAAGCAGGGCCTGATCACGGGCGTGTTCAACAAGCAATCGATCGCCTGGGCCATCGCCGAGCGGGTGATGGACGAGGGCGGCGTGTGCGGCTTCACCCACATGCCCGACAAGCCGGACGACGCGCGGAAGAAGAACGAGGGCCGCCTCACCAAGCTGATCGGGGACAACCCGGCCGCCAAGTTCGTGATCCCGATGGACGTCACTCGTGACGAGGACATCGCCGCGGTCGCGGAGAAGACCAAGAGCGAGTTCGGCAAGATCGACTTCGTGTTGCACTCCATCGCGTTCGCCCCGCCCGAGGACCTCCGCGGCGAGACGGTCGCCACCAGCCGCGACGGCTTCAAGCTGGCCATGGAGATCAGCGCCTACAGCCTGCTCGCGCTCAGCAACGCGGTGCGGCCGCTCCTGAACCCGGACGCCAGCATCCTCACGCTCACCTACTACGGCGGCGAGAAGATGGTGCAGGGCTACAACGTGATGGGCGTGTGCAAGGCGGCGCTCGACAGCTGCGTGAAGTACCTCGCCTACGAGCTCGGCGCCGACAGCGTCCGCGTGAACGCGCTCTCCGCCGGGCCGCTGCAGACCATCTCCGGCCGCGGCGCCGGCGTCGACGACATGCTCAAGCTGTACGAGGGCATGGCCCCACTGAACCGCAACGTCACGCACGAGGAGGCCGGCAAGAGCGGCGCCTACCTGCTGTCGGACATGTCGAGCGGCGTCACCGGCGAGATCCTCCACCTCGACTGCGGCTACAACGTGATGGGCAGCCCGGGCCGGATGGTCGACAAGCACAAGGCCCAGGCCTAG
- a CDS encoding tetratricopeptide repeat protein: MTHLLILSRKAEAGNARAQCNLGWLYDQGQGVRKSYKKAFYWYSKAATAGNRVAQYNLNLCYLEGRGVDADEVQAFKWVQRSANASYPDAILALAWHYHNGCGTEENLKEAERWYRKSARRREASAQFSLGQMCYDREDYAAARDWFEKAVLQRHPKAKYYLGRIYLEGRGVRRDVAKAAVLIREASSQHVGRATRLLRSKKFKRLTS, from the coding sequence ATGACGCACTTGCTTATCCTTAGCCGCAAAGCTGAAGCAGGAAATGCTAGGGCCCAATGCAATCTGGGATGGCTCTATGATCAAGGGCAAGGTGTCCGGAAGTCGTATAAGAAGGCGTTCTATTGGTACTCTAAAGCCGCGACGGCCGGCAACCGGGTAGCCCAATACAACCTCAACCTTTGCTATTTGGAAGGAAGAGGTGTGGATGCCGACGAAGTCCAAGCATTCAAGTGGGTGCAACGCTCCGCAAACGCCTCCTATCCAGATGCGATTCTCGCGCTCGCTTGGCACTACCACAATGGTTGCGGCACCGAGGAAAACTTGAAGGAGGCTGAGCGGTGGTATCGTAAGTCTGCACGACGGCGAGAAGCTAGCGCACAGTTCAGCCTGGGGCAGATGTGCTATGACCGTGAGGACTACGCAGCGGCAAGGGATTGGTTCGAGAAGGCAGTCTTGCAGCGGCATCCAAAGGCGAAATACTACCTTGGGCGCATTTACCTCGAAGGGCGGGGCGTTCGGAGAGATGTTGCTAAGGCGGCCGTGTTAATCCGAGAGGCGTCAAGTCAGCACGTAGGTCGTGCTACACGCTTGTTGCGAAGCAAGAAGTTCAAAAGGTTGACGTCGTGA
- a CDS encoding excisionase family DNA-binding protein, which yields MESVFTPRQVATALGVSESTIKRWVDSGRLRATRTLGGHRKLPLGAVVSFARATGQQFKDPELLGLASKISCIDPEALQTDLFNRLIEGDEPATRNILVGLYQNGLPIAEIGDRLLSPVFRQIGRYWADGELDVHHERRACTAVLAVLHEIRQWIAPPEASAPLALCASPAPDFAQTPLWLLELTLLNAGWNAAAAGASLPLDQIHSAVRLHRPRLVCLTATHVEDLPTFVNEVNEVLAEELLANVSLVIGGCAVEHAAAKSLKCDLLARTLCDLELYLAKFGNS from the coding sequence ATGGAATCGGTTTTTACGCCGCGACAAGTCGCCACGGCGCTTGGGGTGAGCGAGTCGACCATCAAGCGCTGGGTCGACAGCGGCCGCTTGCGAGCGACTCGCACGCTGGGCGGCCACCGCAAGCTGCCGCTGGGCGCGGTGGTCTCATTCGCACGGGCCACCGGCCAGCAGTTCAAGGACCCGGAGCTGCTGGGCCTGGCGAGCAAGATCAGCTGCATCGACCCCGAGGCGCTGCAGACCGACCTGTTCAACCGGCTGATCGAGGGCGACGAGCCCGCCACCCGCAACATCCTGGTCGGGCTGTACCAGAACGGGCTGCCGATCGCGGAGATCGGCGACCGGCTGCTGTCGCCGGTGTTCCGGCAGATCGGCCGGTACTGGGCAGACGGCGAACTGGACGTGCACCACGAGCGCCGCGCCTGCACGGCGGTGCTGGCCGTGCTGCACGAAATCCGCCAGTGGATAGCGCCGCCAGAGGCGTCGGCGCCGCTGGCGTTGTGCGCCTCGCCCGCGCCGGACTTTGCGCAGACACCGCTGTGGCTCTTGGAGCTGACGCTGCTGAACGCGGGCTGGAACGCCGCGGCGGCGGGGGCTTCGTTGCCGCTCGACCAGATCCACAGCGCGGTGCGGCTGCACCGTCCGCGGCTGGTCTGCCTGACCGCCACGCACGTCGAGGACCTGCCGACCTTCGTGAACGAGGTGAACGAGGTGCTCGCCGAGGAGCTGCTGGCGAACGTGTCGCTGGTGATCGGCGGGTGCGCGGTGGAGCACGCCGCGGCCAAGTCGCTCAAGTGCGACCTGCTGGCCCGAACGCTGTGCGACCTGGAGCTGTACCTGGCGAAGTTCGGCAACAGCTAG
- a CDS encoding bile acid:sodium symporter family protein: MIRLLNLLANLFPVWVVVCCAAALVHPPLFDWFGPYIVPALGGIMLGMGVTLTAGDFVRVLREPRPVLLGVAAQFTIMPLLGWAIATAFRLPNEIAVGLILVSCCPGGTASNVVTYIARANLALSLLMTMCSTFAAIALTPLLTKWLVGERLPVDAWGLFLSTVQVVLLPVLAGLVLHHVAPKAVERVTPVAPLVSVILIALICANIIGRNAAEVIEHSGRLTAAVGLLHAGGFGLGYAAAWLFGYDKLVRRTVSIEVGMQNSGLGAALATRHFTNAQTLLCLAAVPCAISAVAHSVIGSVLAVAWRMRSPEGDAAEANQNSDSETP, encoded by the coding sequence GTGATTCGCCTCCTCAACCTCCTCGCCAACCTGTTCCCGGTCTGGGTGGTCGTGTGCTGCGCGGCGGCGTTGGTGCACCCGCCGCTGTTCGACTGGTTCGGGCCGTACATCGTGCCGGCGCTCGGCGGCATCATGCTGGGGATGGGCGTCACGCTCACGGCAGGCGACTTTGTGCGGGTGCTGCGTGAGCCGCGGCCGGTGCTGCTGGGCGTGGCGGCGCAGTTCACCATCATGCCGCTGCTGGGCTGGGCGATCGCTACCGCCTTTCGATTGCCCAACGAGATCGCCGTGGGCCTGATCCTGGTCTCCTGCTGCCCGGGCGGCACGGCCTCGAATGTGGTGACCTACATCGCGCGGGCCAACCTGGCGTTGTCGTTGCTGATGACCATGTGCAGCACCTTCGCCGCGATCGCGCTCACGCCGCTGCTGACCAAGTGGCTGGTGGGTGAGCGGCTGCCGGTGGACGCGTGGGGGCTGTTCCTCTCAACGGTGCAGGTGGTGCTGCTGCCGGTGCTCGCCGGGCTGGTGCTGCACCACGTGGCGCCCAAAGCGGTCGAGCGCGTCACGCCCGTGGCGCCGTTGGTGAGCGTGATCCTGATCGCGCTGATCTGCGCGAACATTATCGGCCGGAACGCCGCGGAGGTGATCGAGCACAGCGGCCGGCTGACCGCGGCGGTTGGGCTGCTGCACGCCGGCGGGTTCGGGCTGGGCTACGCCGCGGCGTGGCTGTTCGGCTACGACAAGCTGGTGCGGCGGACGGTGTCGATCGAGGTCGGCATGCAGAACTCCGGCCTCGGCGCCGCGTTGGCCACCCGGCACTTCACCAACGCCCAGACGCTGCTCTGCCTGGCCGCCGTGCCGTGCGCCATCTCGGCGGTCGCGCACTCGGTGATCGGCAGCGTGCTGGCCGTCGCCTGGCGGATGCGTTCGCCGGAGGGGGATGCCGCGGAGGCGAACCAGAACTCAGACTCTGAAACGCCCTAG